A single window of Magnetococcus marinus MC-1 DNA harbors:
- a CDS encoding acetyl-CoA C-acetyltransferase, with protein sequence MEDVVIVAAGRTAIGKFLGSLSGQEATVLGSAVIKGVLARAGVAAELVDEVILGQVLTAGVGQNPARQAALGAGLSIETPAMTINKVCGSGLKAVALAAQAIKCGDAQVILAGGQENMSASTHVLPNSRHGQSMGDWKAVDTMIKDGLWDAFNDYHMGNTAENIAEQYGFSREAQDAFAAASQQKTEAAQKDNRFAEEIIPISIPQRKKEPIIFDTDEFPRHGTTAESLAGLRPAFKKDGTVTAGNASGINDGAAAVLVMSASKAKALGLSPMAKVVAYASAGVDPKVMGTGPIPAVSKCLEKAGWKVSDLDLIEANEAFAAQAMSVNKDLGFDLSKVNVNGGAIALGHPIGASGARVLVTLLHEMKRRGAQKGLATLCIGGGMGVALAVESL encoded by the coding sequence ATGGAAGATGTGGTGATTGTTGCAGCCGGTCGTACGGCCATTGGTAAATTTTTGGGTAGCCTCAGCGGGCAAGAGGCTACCGTATTGGGTAGCGCGGTGATCAAAGGGGTGCTGGCTCGGGCAGGGGTGGCGGCTGAGTTGGTGGATGAAGTGATTTTAGGGCAGGTATTAACAGCGGGTGTGGGGCAAAACCCTGCACGTCAGGCTGCTCTGGGTGCTGGTCTTTCTATAGAGACACCCGCTATGACCATTAACAAGGTGTGTGGTTCGGGTCTAAAGGCGGTTGCTTTGGCCGCCCAAGCGATCAAGTGTGGTGATGCCCAAGTAATATTGGCCGGTGGGCAAGAGAATATGAGTGCCTCCACCCACGTGTTACCCAACTCCCGCCATGGTCAGAGCATGGGGGATTGGAAAGCGGTGGATACCATGATCAAGGATGGTTTGTGGGACGCCTTTAACGATTATCATATGGGCAACACCGCCGAAAATATCGCCGAACAGTATGGGTTTAGCCGTGAAGCGCAGGACGCCTTTGCCGCCGCTTCGCAGCAAAAGACCGAAGCAGCACAAAAGGATAACCGCTTTGCCGAAGAGATTATCCCCATCTCGATCCCACAGCGCAAAAAAGAGCCCATCATTTTTGATACCGATGAGTTCCCCCGGCATGGCACCACAGCCGAATCGTTGGCTGGCTTGCGCCCCGCCTTTAAAAAGGATGGTACGGTTACAGCGGGCAATGCGTCAGGCATCAATGATGGTGCGGCGGCGGTGTTGGTGATGTCCGCCAGCAAGGCCAAAGCGTTGGGCCTGAGCCCCATGGCTAAAGTGGTGGCCTATGCCAGCGCGGGGGTTGACCCCAAAGTGATGGGCACGGGACCCATACCCGCTGTGAGCAAGTGTCTGGAGAAGGCGGGTTGGAAGGTGAGTGATCTGGATTTGATTGAGGCGAACGAAGCGTTTGCCGCTCAGGCCATGTCGGTTAATAAGGATCTAGGTTTTGACCTGAGCAAGGTCAATGTCAATGGTGGGGCCATTGCCCTTGGCCACCCCATTGGTGCTTCTGGGGCGCGGGTGCTGGTGACACTGCTGCATGAAATGAAGCGTAGAGGTGCCCAAAAAGGTTTGGCAACCCTTTGTATTGGTGGTGGTATGGGTGTTGCCTTGGCGGTTGAAAGCCTTTAA
- the phbB gene encoding acetoacetyl-CoA reductase, with translation MKDRVAMVSGGAGGIGTEIVRSLHAQGYKVASTCTVMECARVQQWKKERELEHVEVVMVEVDVRNYESCLKGVEEVESRLGPIDVLVNNAGITKDGVMKKMSPEQWQSVIDVNLTGTWNMTKAVLDGMLERQYGRIINISSVNGQKGQFGQVNYAAAKAGMHGITMSLAQEVARKGITVNTVSPGYIGTDMVMAIDEEIRNKIIATIPVGRLGKPEEIARLVTFLAAEESGFMTGADFSINGGMYTH, from the coding sequence ATGAAAGATCGCGTCGCGATGGTGTCTGGTGGTGCCGGTGGCATTGGTACCGAGATTGTGCGCAGCTTGCATGCCCAGGGTTACAAGGTGGCCTCCACCTGTACGGTGATGGAGTGCGCCCGCGTACAACAGTGGAAAAAAGAGCGTGAGCTTGAGCATGTGGAAGTGGTGATGGTAGAAGTGGATGTACGCAATTATGAATCCTGCCTCAAAGGGGTTGAAGAGGTTGAGAGCCGCCTTGGACCCATCGACGTATTGGTCAACAATGCGGGCATCACCAAAGATGGGGTGATGAAAAAGATGAGTCCCGAGCAGTGGCAGAGCGTGATTGATGTCAACCTGACCGGTACCTGGAACATGACCAAAGCGGTGTTGGATGGTATGTTGGAGCGCCAGTATGGGCGGATTATCAACATCTCATCGGTCAATGGTCAAAAGGGGCAGTTTGGGCAGGTTAACTATGCGGCGGCCAAGGCTGGCATGCATGGCATTACCATGTCATTGGCCCAAGAGGTGGCTCGTAAGGGGATCACCGTGAACACCGTCTCCCCTGGCTATATTGGCACCGATATGGTGATGGCCATTGATGAGGAGATTCGTAACAAAATCATTGCCACCATCCCGGTAGGCCGTTTGGGTAAGCCCGAAGAGATTGCCCGCCTTGTGACATTTTTGGCGGCAGAAGAGTCGGGCTTTATGACCGGGGCCGATTTTTCCATCAATGGGGGCATGTACACCCACTAA
- a CDS encoding class I adenylate-forming enzyme family protein, translating into MVTNVSSGGVFGADLNQLVAHYPQRHALIDAVHEQRHSYQGLAILIQRLQATLESWQIGAGEVVVSLLPNSVEQLSLFLAALYSGRHFAPLSPQCTAIELAHWLKVTQAKVCLLTTLSSPAQQQAVREAGVTLQLVALDGQFEWAQTEQRSVKAEPQGGSRLYLHTSGTKGEPKALVIDANTLWQAGQAFVALHPALHGGMRFFNIMPMSYLGGLFNLGLIPLVHGGSIVVAPPFSGRTLMTFWHDVKRFGVEALWLVPTVARGLLALYRPGKDERTTPRQTGIQYAFVGTAAITPEEKQRFEACFGIPLLENYGLSETTFLTSEQPGQAQLRSLGSVGSVLPYVTLKLDHGPAEQPRPIRVRTPYAFVGYLGQDGEIRSPLDDEGYLHTDDLGLLDANGQLVLRGRTGDFIKKGGYFVSLVEIEALATTCPGVLEAVAVATVSELYGDDYNLFIRCDGSMTEAPEAHFRQWMAERLVRYKWPCRIQVVEAFPRTESGKIQKRKLSVSEY; encoded by the coding sequence ATGGTCACGAATGTTAGCAGCGGCGGCGTTTTTGGCGCCGATCTTAATCAACTGGTGGCACACTACCCCCAGCGGCATGCCCTGATTGACGCGGTACACGAACAGCGCCACAGCTACCAGGGTTTGGCCATACTGATCCAGCGCCTACAGGCCACCTTAGAGAGCTGGCAGATCGGCGCGGGCGAGGTGGTGGTGAGCCTACTACCCAACAGTGTGGAGCAGTTGAGCCTGTTTTTAGCCGCCCTCTACAGTGGCCGTCATTTTGCCCCTCTCTCCCCCCAATGCACCGCCATTGAGCTGGCCCACTGGTTAAAGGTGACGCAAGCCAAGGTGTGCTTATTAACCACACTCTCCAGCCCGGCTCAGCAACAGGCGGTGCGCGAGGCTGGGGTAACGCTGCAACTTGTGGCGCTGGATGGTCAGTTTGAGTGGGCACAAACCGAGCAGCGCTCTGTTAAGGCGGAGCCACAAGGGGGGAGCCGTCTCTATTTGCACACCAGTGGCACCAAAGGGGAGCCCAAAGCGCTGGTGATTGATGCCAACACCCTATGGCAGGCGGGCCAAGCGTTTGTTGCCCTACATCCGGCCCTACATGGGGGGATGCGCTTTTTTAATATTATGCCCATGTCCTACCTAGGGGGGCTTTTTAATCTGGGCTTAATCCCCTTGGTCCATGGCGGTTCTATTGTGGTGGCGCCCCCCTTTAGTGGCCGCACCTTAATGACCTTTTGGCACGATGTAAAACGCTTTGGGGTCGAAGCTTTGTGGCTGGTCCCCACCGTGGCCCGTGGTCTGCTGGCCCTCTACCGACCCGGTAAGGATGAGCGCACCACCCCCCGCCAAACGGGCATCCAATATGCCTTTGTGGGCACCGCCGCCATTACGCCAGAGGAAAAACAGCGTTTTGAGGCCTGTTTTGGCATCCCACTATTAGAAAATTATGGTCTCTCAGAGACCACCTTCTTAACCTCGGAGCAGCCGGGCCAAGCGCAACTCCGTTCGCTGGGCAGCGTGGGCAGCGTGCTGCCCTATGTGACCCTAAAATTGGACCATGGCCCCGCCGAGCAGCCCCGACCTATCCGGGTGCGCACCCCTTACGCCTTTGTGGGATACCTGGGCCAAGATGGCGAAATTCGCTCCCCCCTCGATGATGAAGGTTATCTGCACACCGACGACCTGGGCCTGTTGGATGCCAACGGCCAATTGGTTTTAAGGGGGCGCACCGGTGATTTCATCAAAAAAGGGGGTTACTTTGTCAGCTTGGTGGAGATAGAAGCCTTGGCTACCACCTGCCCAGGGGTGCTTGAAGCGGTGGCGGTTGCCACCGTGTCTGAACTCTATGGCGATGACTATAACCTGTTTATCCGCTGCGATGGCAGCATGACAGAAGCACCCGAGGCCCACTTTAGGCAGTGGATGGCCGAGCGTCTGGTTCGCTACAAGTGGCCCTGTCGCATTCAAGTGGTGGAAGCGTTTCCCCGCACCGAAAGCGGCAAAATTCAGAAGCGCAAACTCTCGGTATCTGAGTATTAG
- a CDS encoding AAC(3) family N-acetyltransferase, producing the protein MFAPRLLLLYLPQPLERRLLLPFRAIRAVARKARGYQATMSVPRFAAALDELGITAGKTILLHSSMDQLVAHVPELKPFTLIQLLKDKLGPQGTLLMPAYPFRGAQADYARQAAPFNPARTPSRSGLLTEMLRRDRTAIRSWHPTHAMVGWGQHAEALLADHHKGHPFGPTSPFQKLAQQQGEVMGLGVGLESYSLLHVPETMVPELQRAVYYDQPYPMQIVVQAEQNITCMVPLLRMGGAYRRVERVARILRREQILWEQHVHGLRLSRMSAAPFIQRALTLQQQGRFLFDPAEVEAMLASAPRPPF; encoded by the coding sequence ATGTTTGCCCCCCGTTTGCTGCTGCTCTATCTGCCGCAACCCCTGGAACGCCGCCTGCTGCTCCCTTTTAGGGCCATCCGTGCTGTTGCCCGCAAAGCCCGTGGTTACCAAGCCACCATGAGTGTGCCGCGCTTTGCAGCAGCCTTGGACGAATTGGGCATCACGGCGGGTAAAACCATCCTGCTGCATAGCTCCATGGACCAATTGGTGGCCCATGTCCCAGAGCTCAAACCCTTTACCCTCATCCAACTGCTCAAGGATAAACTGGGGCCACAGGGCACCCTGCTTATGCCGGCGTATCCCTTCCGGGGTGCCCAGGCCGACTATGCGCGACAGGCGGCCCCCTTTAACCCCGCCCGTACCCCCTCACGCTCGGGACTGCTGACGGAGATGCTGCGCCGGGATCGCACCGCCATACGCTCTTGGCACCCCACCCATGCCATGGTTGGTTGGGGGCAACACGCCGAGGCCCTGCTGGCGGATCACCATAAGGGCCACCCCTTTGGCCCCACCTCACCCTTTCAAAAACTGGCCCAGCAGCAAGGCGAGGTGATGGGGCTTGGGGTAGGACTGGAGAGCTACTCCCTTTTACATGTGCCAGAAACCATGGTGCCCGAGCTCCAGCGGGCAGTCTACTATGACCAACCCTACCCCATGCAGATCGTTGTCCAAGCGGAGCAGAACATCACCTGCATGGTGCCCTTACTGCGCATGGGGGGGGCCTATCGTCGGGTTGAGCGGGTGGCCCGCATCCTGCGCCGCGAGCAGATTTTATGGGAACAGCATGTGCACGGTCTGCGCTTGAGCCGCATGTCAGCAGCCCCCTTTATCCAACGGGCCTTGACCCTACAGCAGCAAGGGCGTTTTTTATTTGATCCCGCCGAGGTTGAGGCGATGCTGGCCAGCGCACCGCGGCCACCCTTTTAA
- a CDS encoding acyl carrier protein, whose product MNPYQTWLIHWFCQRNPALQQRDAAALLELDYFQNNLLDSMGIIELIAEMEGHFDVQFTDEHFNHTAFYSMNGLADLIQTLQGEGA is encoded by the coding sequence ATGAACCCTTACCAAACGTGGCTGATCCACTGGTTTTGCCAACGCAACCCCGCCTTACAACAGCGTGATGCCGCAGCCCTGCTGGAACTGGACTATTTTCAAAACAACCTGTTGGACTCCATGGGCATTATCGAACTCATTGCCGAGATGGAGGGCCATTTTGATGTTCAGTTTACCGATGAGCACTTTAACCATACCGCTTTTTATAGCATGAACGGTTTGGCCGATCTTATTCAAACCCTGCAAGGTGAGGGTGCCTAG
- a CDS encoding glyoxalase/bleomycin resistance/dioxygenase family protein — protein sequence MILGADHISMNGGQAEDVAPALEQQGWSVAFRCQDTLPVAATWTRTQNGLFDLHFARYTASGPALEHTGYTPASQAATAHKQGYLPLFGHIPPLWQALPRQPEARLSTALQQALGGTPQLGLWAPFQHPLWVLPQGEAAGVLAVALTTPERQREQHFWQTGLGFRLEQSGDGWSLLQKAPPIPAWRVRLLLVDGPTRGGGFLDDHGFPCLALLSNRLSADLQTAEKHGGTGASPIITLSVNQQRVNVAFLRSPAGYPVELIEAQK from the coding sequence ATGATTTTGGGGGCAGACCACATCAGCATGAACGGTGGTCAGGCCGAGGATGTGGCGCCGGCTTTGGAGCAACAAGGCTGGTCTGTAGCGTTTCGTTGTCAAGACACCCTACCCGTTGCCGCCACCTGGACCCGTACCCAAAACGGTCTCTTTGACCTGCATTTTGCCCGCTATACCGCCAGCGGCCCCGCCCTTGAGCATACCGGTTACACCCCGGCCTCGCAGGCAGCAACGGCCCATAAGCAGGGTTATTTACCCCTATTTGGACATATCCCCCCCTTGTGGCAAGCCCTCCCTCGGCAACCCGAAGCGCGTCTTTCAACAGCCCTGCAACAGGCCTTGGGGGGCACCCCCCAATTAGGCCTATGGGCCCCCTTTCAACACCCCTTATGGGTGCTGCCACAAGGGGAAGCGGCGGGAGTGTTGGCCGTCGCCCTCACCACCCCAGAGCGACAGAGGGAGCAACACTTTTGGCAAACGGGATTGGGCTTTCGCCTGGAGCAGAGCGGTGACGGCTGGTCGCTGCTGCAAAAAGCCCCCCCCATTCCCGCATGGCGGGTGCGGCTGTTACTGGTGGATGGCCCAACCCGGGGGGGTGGTTTTTTGGATGATCATGGTTTCCCCTGTCTGGCCCTGTTGAGCAACCGCCTGAGTGCGGATCTGCAAACGGCAGAAAAGCATGGGGGCACAGGGGCCAGCCCGATCATTACATTGAGCGTAAACCAGCAGCGTGTTAACGTGGCCTTTTTACGATCACCAGCGGGCTACCCGGTGGAGTTGATTGAGGCTCAAAAATAG
- a CDS encoding aminopeptidase produces MERHVEEHLLFHCGRLTERAQLVIVCDHDTHAIGERLLAAAQGRCAQATLHTLAPFRMAGQEPPAEVAAQMAQADLCVGLTRRSMAHTEARKACTNAGGRYLSLPDYHEALLSHPALLVDFVAMAPKVAYVAQQLSKGHHVHLSSAAGSDLTFSISGRVGNACPGALLNPGDLGSPPDIEANIPPLEQSAYGVVVVDASIPCPEIGLLTEPITLTLEAGLITHIEGPAPLVAALEALLAGPGDENARRLAELGIGMNPAASVMGNMLMDEGAHGSIHLGFGSNSTIGGLTTIPFHQDFVLHSPTLTIDGVPLVVAGEVVYGHEC; encoded by the coding sequence TTGGAGCGTCACGTTGAAGAACATCTTCTGTTTCATTGTGGGCGCTTAACGGAGCGTGCCCAGTTGGTTATCGTGTGCGATCACGACACCCACGCGATCGGTGAGCGCCTATTGGCCGCTGCCCAGGGCAGGTGCGCTCAAGCCACCCTGCACACCCTAGCCCCCTTTCGCATGGCTGGGCAAGAACCCCCCGCAGAGGTCGCTGCGCAGATGGCCCAAGCCGACCTGTGCGTGGGCTTGACCCGCCGTTCCATGGCCCACACCGAGGCCCGCAAAGCCTGCACCAACGCTGGAGGCCGTTATCTTAGCCTGCCCGATTACCATGAGGCGCTGTTGAGCCACCCTGCCCTACTGGTCGATTTTGTCGCCATGGCCCCCAAGGTCGCCTATGTTGCCCAGCAGTTAAGCAAGGGGCACCACGTTCATTTAAGCAGCGCGGCGGGGAGCGACTTAACCTTTTCCATCTCAGGCCGGGTAGGCAATGCCTGTCCTGGGGCACTGCTCAATCCCGGTGATCTGGGCTCCCCCCCGGATATTGAAGCCAACATCCCCCCCCTGGAGCAGAGCGCCTATGGGGTGGTGGTGGTGGATGCCTCTATCCCCTGTCCAGAGATCGGCCTCTTGACCGAGCCCATCACCCTGACCTTAGAGGCGGGTTTAATCACCCATATCGAAGGACCCGCTCCCTTGGTGGCCGCGCTAGAGGCTCTGCTGGCTGGCCCAGGGGATGAAAACGCCAGACGCCTTGCCGAGCTGGGCATTGGCATGAATCCAGCTGCCTCGGTGATGGGTAATATGCTCATGGATGAAGGGGCCCATGGCTCGATTCATTTAGGTTTTGGATCCAATAGCACCATTGGCGGTCTAACCACCATACCGTTTCACCAAGATTTTGTCCTGCATAGCCCCACTTTGACCATCGACGGCGTGCCGTTGGTGGTGGCTGGAGAGGTTGTTTATGGTCACGAATGTTAG
- the phaR gene encoding polyhydroxyalkanoate synthesis repressor PhaR, whose translation MDQPRIIKKYPNRRLYDTETSEFVTLEGIHKLVVEGIEFKVIDSKSGADVTRTILLQVIADEEEKGDPVFSTDFLTMIIRLYGGAMQSFTGDFLKQSITFYLDNQKSFLDQIAGGKPQSKQDPYGFMAMFNKAAEQNMQFWNQWQSTLSGGKKKEDK comes from the coding sequence ATGGATCAACCGCGCATTATTAAAAAATATCCCAATCGTCGCTTGTATGATACGGAAACTTCAGAATTTGTAACCCTGGAGGGGATTCATAAATTGGTGGTGGAGGGGATTGAGTTTAAGGTGATTGACTCCAAAAGCGGGGCCGATGTCACCCGTACCATCCTGCTACAGGTGATCGCCGATGAAGAAGAGAAGGGCGATCCCGTCTTCAGTACCGATTTTTTGACCATGATTATCCGTCTATATGGCGGGGCTATGCAATCCTTTACCGGGGATTTTCTGAAACAGAGCATTACCTTTTACCTGGATAACCAAAAGAGTTTTCTCGACCAAATCGCTGGCGGCAAACCCCAATCGAAACAAGACCCCTACGGCTTTATGGCGATGTTTAATAAAGCCGCCGAACAGAATATGCAGTTTTGGAACCAGTGGCAGTCCACCCTCTCTGGGGGTAAAAAAAAGGAGGATAAATAG
- a CDS encoding glycosyltransferase family 4 protein, which yields MNTQPPRHVLQLYHACYPQIQGGIDAMLYALIQGLQAQVRVSLWSTADWQEQRKRVREAEGITLIHYFLLMPPLGKGWSLGTLKGWLHGLLRMPFILWDLRQHCRTERVDLIHLHTLQTYGFYLYLLRKIGGPPYIITLHGTDVAHFERYKGLKLWIIKRLLRGAEQLVTVSPAMLEPARQALGRQLPLRAILNGCAPPIVAPEAEQQAPLLPPLPKRFALMVGWITASKGLDLAVRCWPEILTIDPDFHLVHVGSGQRDLPFDAAIRHSAERLAPDHIHFLGPMPSHLLAQIYARATLFCMPSHNEGLPYALLEAAMLDRPVLLSRIPAFERLLEEGQEAVFHGVEDEASFVAGMRQLLSHPQQSQAMGQRLGIKIRQQCQVAHMSQAYLDCYKDVWAKVGRSG from the coding sequence ATGAATACCCAACCACCCCGTCATGTGCTGCAACTCTACCACGCCTGTTATCCGCAGATTCAGGGGGGGATTGATGCCATGCTCTACGCCCTGATCCAAGGTTTGCAGGCGCAGGTACGGGTCTCCTTGTGGAGTACCGCAGATTGGCAGGAGCAACGTAAACGGGTGCGTGAGGCCGAGGGGATTACCCTCATCCACTATTTTTTGCTCATGCCACCCTTGGGCAAGGGGTGGTCGCTCGGCACCCTTAAAGGTTGGTTGCATGGCTTGCTGCGCATGCCCTTTATCCTGTGGGATCTGCGTCAACACTGCCGCACGGAACGGGTCGATTTGATCCATCTGCACACCCTGCAAACCTATGGCTTTTACCTTTACCTCTTGCGTAAAATCGGCGGGCCTCCCTACATAATCACTCTGCATGGCACCGATGTGGCCCATTTTGAACGGTATAAAGGTTTGAAATTGTGGATTATAAAGCGGTTGTTACGTGGCGCGGAACAGCTCGTGACCGTGAGCCCCGCCATGCTGGAACCCGCACGGCAAGCCTTGGGGCGGCAGTTGCCCTTGCGGGCCATCCTCAATGGCTGTGCGCCGCCCATCGTGGCACCAGAGGCAGAGCAGCAGGCCCCGTTACTGCCGCCACTGCCCAAGCGCTTTGCCCTAATGGTGGGGTGGATTACCGCGTCTAAGGGGTTGGATCTGGCGGTGCGCTGCTGGCCGGAGATCTTAACCATAGATCCCGATTTTCATTTGGTGCATGTGGGCTCGGGTCAGCGGGATCTCCCCTTTGATGCCGCCATTCGCCATAGCGCAGAGCGCTTAGCCCCTGACCATATTCATTTTTTAGGGCCTATGCCCAGCCATCTATTGGCGCAGATCTATGCGCGGGCCACCCTGTTTTGCATGCCTTCCCATAACGAAGGGTTGCCCTATGCCCTGCTGGAGGCCGCCATGCTGGATCGTCCAGTGCTGCTCAGTCGCATCCCAGCTTTCGAACGGCTGTTGGAGGAGGGGCAGGAGGCGGTTTTTCATGGGGTAGAGGATGAGGCCAGCTTTGTGGCGGGCATGCGGCAGCTCTTGAGCCATCCCCAACAGAGCCAAGCCATGGGGCAACGTCTGGGTATAAAAATCCGGCAACAGTGTCAAGTGGCACATATGAGCCAAGCCTATCTGGACTGTTATAAGGATGTTTGGGCAAAGGTGGGGCGGTCGGGTTAA
- a CDS encoding pyridoxal phosphate-dependent aminotransferase, with protein sequence MQISQTVQNAHQALSIFINQMIYDLKHLGEDVTVLSLGESFFEMEMDDFSQLDLEKINHYSDSQGIPALRKKLAHYYQSRYRVTVNPDQELIISVGAKSLIYMAMLATLEPGDDVLIWEPAWLSYPEQAKLVHAKPRFIPYDLPVEQLDTLFTDKTRMVVLCNPNNPSGRVYNRAELQRIHTTCAQAGAWLLVDEVYSDFVLDEPFVSLGELVPDFNHLIIINSLSKNLGISGWRIGYAIGPEPLIAALLRINQHVITCTGTPLLHYCNHYFDKLVNRALPQVEAVMHRRKRIKGMLQELGLDEMAGSATFYHFVHLGDYPGNAFAFAAQLLLDHHISVVPGYAYGENVDRFIRISIGWESEERIWLALQSIKNVITGPAPDPRQLRQRLLALPSVLSNVGFKEVVDEGLQR encoded by the coding sequence ATGCAAATAAGCCAAACGGTACAAAACGCGCATCAAGCACTCTCCATCTTTATCAACCAGATGATCTATGATCTCAAACATCTGGGTGAGGATGTGACGGTGCTCTCCCTTGGGGAGTCCTTTTTTGAAATGGAGATGGATGATTTTTCTCAGTTGGATCTGGAGAAGATTAACCACTACTCGGACTCGCAAGGCATTCCAGCGCTGCGTAAAAAGTTGGCCCACTACTACCAGAGCCGCTACCGGGTGACGGTGAACCCTGACCAGGAGTTAATCATCTCCGTTGGTGCCAAATCGCTTATCTATATGGCGATGCTGGCCACCCTTGAGCCCGGTGATGATGTGCTCATCTGGGAACCCGCTTGGCTGAGCTATCCTGAACAGGCCAAGCTGGTACATGCCAAGCCCCGGTTTATTCCCTATGATCTGCCGGTTGAGCAATTGGACACGCTGTTTACCGACAAAACCCGCATGGTGGTACTGTGCAACCCCAACAATCCCTCGGGGCGGGTTTACAACCGCGCTGAGCTGCAACGGATCCACACCACCTGCGCCCAAGCGGGTGCGTGGCTGTTGGTGGATGAGGTCTATAGTGATTTTGTGCTGGACGAACCCTTTGTCTCATTGGGTGAGCTGGTACCGGACTTTAACCACTTGATCATCATTAATTCGCTCTCCAAAAATCTGGGCATTTCTGGCTGGCGCATTGGTTATGCCATTGGTCCAGAGCCCCTGATTGCCGCGCTGCTGCGCATTAACCAACATGTGATCACCTGTACGGGCACCCCGCTGTTGCACTACTGCAACCATTATTTTGATAAATTGGTCAATCGCGCCCTGCCCCAGGTCGAGGCGGTGATGCACCGGCGCAAGCGCATTAAGGGCATGTTACAAGAGTTGGGCTTGGATGAGATGGCGGGCAGCGCCACCTTTTACCATTTTGTTCACCTTGGCGACTATCCAGGCAACGCCTTTGCGTTTGCCGCCCAACTGCTGTTGGATCACCACATCTCGGTGGTCCCGGGCTACGCCTATGGTGAGAATGTGGATCGCTTTATCCGCATCTCTATTGGTTGGGAGTCAGAAGAGCGGATTTGGCTGGCGCTGCAATCCATCAAAAATGTCATAACCGGCCCCGCCCCCGACCCGCGACAGTTGCGTCAACGTCTGCTGGCGCTGCCATCGGTGCTGAGCAATGTTGGCTTTAAAGAGGTGGTGGATGAGGGCCTGCAACGATGA